A genomic segment from Aegilops tauschii subsp. strangulata cultivar AL8/78 chromosome 1, Aet v6.0, whole genome shotgun sequence encodes:
- the LOC109750475 gene encoding SNF1-related protein kinase regulatory subunit beta-3, translating into MDHRQGRDDHEGVQVVGFEVPSSPDSSYSNPIPGNEDEAREPPLVPPHLQHTLLSFPPSHDDGSSLPLPQPVVLNHLYIEKENSRSVVALGITHRFKAKYVTVVLYKPVQRR; encoded by the exons ATGGACCACCGACAAGGCAGGGATGACCAT GAAGGGGTGCAAGTTGTTGGATTCGAAGTCCCATCGTCACCAGACTCAAGCTACAGCAACCCTATCCCTGGAAACGAAGACGAAGCTCGAGAGCCCCCATTGGTTCCTCCTCACCTGCAGCACACACTGCTGAGCTTCCCGCCGAGCCATGACGACGGGAGCAGCCTCCCTCTGCCGCAGCCCGTGGTGCTCAACCACCTCTACATAGAGAAGGAGAACTCGAGATCCGTGGTCGCCCTGGGGATCACCCACCGGTTCAAGGCCAAGTATGTGACCGTCGTGCTCTACAAGCCGGTACAGAGGCGGTAG
- the LOC109750473 gene encoding protein neprosin-like: protein MGGDYVVIPILLCFLFRTCQLTLADSIDLDGNLVMDEKNTTLLRHKSFHFPWRANIKDEGSGIISHYATWHTKPGIFYGLRAEMSIWASPNQENSQESGASLQIYCQDGGNYNLIQAGFHISPSLYHNKDIRFFTYWTKDLKSRGCYNLKCPGFVSARGANLVPGQAISPPSIYGKQDYYIRLSLNQDPNSEDWVVYRHDLEKPSLLGHFPKKLCPGIPRIQALTGFVNYFKNAHGPPMGSGHFPNYEDHDDKKSAYFRRIQYYTPNDRSYNLFGVPMVKLLDRLDCCRANGLVFDYKRGFMFNYGGPSGCVG from the exons ATGGGAGGTGATTATGTTGTCATACCGATCTTACTATGCTTTTTGTTTAGAACTTGCCAACTCACCTTGGCTGATTCGATAGACTTAGATGGCAATCTCGTGATGGATGAGAAA AACACCACTCTTTTAAGACATAAATCTTTCCATTTTCCTTGGAGAGCTAATATCAAGGATGAAGGAAGCGGCATTATTTCTCAT TATGCAACATGGCACACAAAGCCAGGAATATTCTATGGCCTTCGAGCTGAGATGAGTATATGGGCTTCACCAAATCAAGAAAACTCTCAAGAATCTGGAGCATCCTTACAGATCTATTGTCAAGATGGAGGAAACTACAACTTAATTCAAGCTGGATTTCAC ATTTCCCCCTCTTTATACCATAACAAAGATATTCGCTTCTTTACGTATTGGACT AAGGACTTGAAATCAAGGGGGTGCTACAACTTGAAGTGCCCAGGATTTGTTTCTGCACGTGGAGCTAATCTGGTACCTGGACAAGCCATTTCTCCTCCATCAATTTATGGCAAACAAGACTACTACATTAGACTTAGCCTCAACCAG GATCCAAATTCTGAAGATTGGGTGGTGTACCGTCATGATTTAGAAAAACCATCATTATTGGGACATTTTCCAAAGAAGCTTTGCCCTGGAATACCACGTATACAAGCCTTGACTGGTTTCGTGAATTACTTCAAGAATGCACATGGTCCTCCAATGGGTAGCGGCCACTTCCCCAATTATGAGGATCACGACGATAAGAAATCTGCGTACTTCAGGCGCATTCAGTATTACACTCCAAATGATCGTTCTTATAACCTGTTTGGCGTTCCCATGGTCAAGTTACTTGATAGGCTAGATTGTTGTAGAGCAAATGGTTTAGTTTTTGATTATAAAAGGGGTTTTATGTTCAACTATGGTGGACCAAGTGGTTGTGTTGGTTGA